AATTACATACAAGAAATAAAAGCTGCACGTGCCAGGTTAGTTTGGACGACTTCAGAATGAAGCTATAGAATTCTTCTGGCCTTTACTGGTTTGTCAAGTAATGAGCCAGATGAGAACATATTCTCCTCTCCTAGCACACCGTGTCCTCGCTCAGGGACTACGTCAAGTCTGTGGTATGTAGTGTGCAAACCCTGCCGCTGTCGAGGTGAAGAGGGCTCCAAGCACGGCGCTAAGTAGATTATTAAGATTGGTTTAATGCTGCTGGAGATCAGATCATCTTTCCATGGCTTTTAAATCAGAGCGGATGAGAAAGACtagacattttaaaagtatCATAAACCCAAACACTTTTTCTTAgcatagcaacaaaaaaaagaaaaaaaaaaggactgttcAATTTGGAACAATAGGAGGATGGTCCTGTTACTGGTCAAGAAGAAGGTCAAGGGGTCAAGGTGAGAAAAAGGGACATGACGGTATGACACATACAGATAAGAGGTGCCTATTAAAGACACActtcccctcaggatgaaccAGAGGAGCTGCACAAACAACttcacaaacatattcactGAGCTTGTATGATCTTtctacatttttagaaaaacataTCATGATTATTTTGGTAATCACCAGTCTGCTGCAGGAGTTTTTTGCCGTTGCACGTGGAGGTGAGTGTAACATTTCCTATGTTGTTTACATCCATAACAAGATACTTATCTGTGTGTCCACAGTTCTTCtcatttttcctcttgttttttatAAGAAAATCTGTCACCAAGTCAACTCATTTATActtaatatgtaaaaaatatatacatatattttcaagAAATacttacattttcttaaaagtctaaataaatgaatactttTCCTAAATTAGCTGTGAGCCAATTCTGAAAAACCAGGGTAAAAAGTATATTTCTTttggactattttcagctgtggattaatacacatttggtgcAGTAAAAATTGTCCCCATTTAATCTTAATCAAGTAACCCATCAGCCAGTGCACCAGTGGGGCTCACCTTAtagtgtttggaaaaaaactggGGACAATGGCACAAAGTATTCAGATATATGGGGAAAACTATTTTGAAGAATCCTTGTTGGTTCTGTTGTTTCGATTCAttgaggatgagaaaaaaatacagaatattgcCATttttatccccccaaaaattattAGAACAATAAGGTTGGACACTGttcagcttcttcatcttcatgtgAACATAAAAGATGCAGGAGTCTGACACAGATCAGACGCTGCTCCAAGTTCCCTTAACAGCCATATTGAGCTGCTCAAGCCAAATCTTGAAGATTTAACACTTCTATTAACATACGCCCACGTGAGTCAGCTGTCCTCAGCCCCCTCAGTTGTACGTCTCCAAAACTGGTAATTTATTCTGAAAGTGGGCTCAGGCCTTTCATTGATCCCTCTGCTTTTACTGGAGAGGCAGGTTGTGACAAGATGGACGGTCCATTAGTGGATGGAATTCATTTATGGCCATAAAATTTGTCCCATCACACGCAAATGTGCATTCATAGCTTTCGAGATCCAAGGTGCTAGTAGTTGGTTTTTCTTACCATCATTCGGAATATAAATGTTTGTGCAATTTTCATGTTTGCTTGTGTTATCAGCTATGAGGAGAAGAGCAGTTATTATCACTGTAGCTCCGGTCCATTAGATGTCACAGAGAAAGTTATTTTCATCCAAGGTAATGGAAGCAGAGCAATACAACTAATCGGAGAGCCAAGAGCCCTGGTAACAGTGGTGGTTACTGTATGTGCTGGTTGTCTGCTGTCATGTTTCCTGGCTCTGGCCTGCCACAGAAGACGCTGTACTGCTGAGCTGATCAACCTCCTGCTGTTTCTTCATCCCAGGCGATCCTCGCTCTGGCCCACTTTGCCCGTCGCCATCATCACTcacgtcctcctcttctcttctattTGTTTTACATCCACCTATAATTACACCGTTGACAGGGCGTGACGAAGCGAGAGGCCATTGATTGTTTTGCTGCACCTTGTTTACTCTGCTCGTTCAGTTGTTCTCTTGATTCAGCACAACTGGCTGCAGTGAGAAGAGTCACAGACGACAGGACTTGCTCCATAAAGAGGCCTTTGTGGATGGCTTGTTGGCTTTTAGTTCAATTAGAATTGACCCCGTGTAAGGGTTTATCATGGAGGTCCAAAGGTTCACTCCATGCTACAATACAAAGAACAGGATGAAAGATTTATTGCTCGTCCATGGATTGAGCAGATATGTGAAGCTTGCTCTAATTAACCAATGGTATTCCTGATACTTTTATTTCAGATGTCTCTGTTTTCACTGGATCTGAAACCCCAGTAAGACCTAGATTATACAGAGAACTcagggattcatttttttattttcaatttggatgaaatgaaaaaacccTTCAAAAGGGATGAAGGAAGCATTGAAATCTTTTGCTTGAGTAAAAGTACAGACTCTATCTTAAAGGACCTGATAACCATGCCGTTATTGCTGTCCCGTGCATTCCCCAGCCATTCCTCTCCAGCTTGTCcttcttttaaaacacacatttacagaatgGTCATTTTATATCGTGTCCATTTTTGCCATCCCACCCACATGCATCAGCCTTGGACCCGTGCTCTGCCTACATCAGCCTGAACGAACCCTGGAGGAACACAGACTACCACGTCAACCAGTCATCTGGCGTACCCCTGTGTGACAGCCACATGTCTGGGGAATGGTACCGCTTCACCGGCATGGCCGGGGATGCCATGCCCACCTTCTGCGTCTCTGAAAATCACTGTGGCACCCACGCTCCTCTCTGGCTCAACGGCAGCCACCCTCATTCCCACGAAGGCATTGTCAGCCTGCCTGTGTGCGCCAGCTTCAATGACAACTGCTGCCAGTGGAACGCCAGTGTTGATGTGAAGGCCTGCACTGGGGGATACTTTGTCTACCGTCTGCCGAGACCCTCAGTCTGCTTCCATGTTTACTGTGGCCGTGAGTGAGCATCTGTAATGATATGCTATAATGAGTCTGATCTGTaataaagtgtttgtttttctttatcctCTTATTGCGTTACATGTCATTTTCCTGTATATTGTTGTATTAATATGTTTCTGTTTCACAGATTTCTATGATATCTGTGATGAGGTGGACTGTGCGGCTCCCAGATGTCCTGAGTCTGACTGCCGCTGTGCCCCTGGGACCGTGCTGGGaccagacagacaaacatgccTGGGTGAGACAGAtacacagggaggaagagaggggacaGATAAGTTGTGCAACAGTCAAAGATAAGCAAGATAACACGGGGATGGATAGGctggaagtgtttttttcctaaaaacaaaaaaaagaaaaaagtcagtgAGGATGGATTTGCAGTATGGTCACCCATTGTTTTGACAAATACATTCACTGTTCTGGAAATGTGTTTCCATGCTATTCTTAGGCAAATATCCATATTTGGTAAAGACAAAAGCCAATAGGATATTACCTGAGATTGATAACCAGCGGTTAGGGCAAATAGCTAAgtgcataaataaatacaaaactaTTTAAATGACAGCTTGGACTGCAgcttttctggagctttcaactgGAATTGGTATCACTCCATCCATGGTGAGGGATTCAAACCAGCAACCCACTTGATCACACATGGATTCCAATCCCACCTATTTCGACACGACCGCAGCCCTGTCAGATGGACTCGAGTACCATCAGCGTCATCCATCGTATTTAtttgaatagatttttaaaTGGATATTATTTAACTATTAATGGTGTAAAAGTGGATATAATGGCATGAGCTACAAAAGTTCCTTTACTGTAATACAGTTGGACTGTGAACAATTTTTAGATTGGTATGGTTAAGTAAGCATTCATACCTCTGTAAGCATTTATCTACTACTTCAGCAAACTGTTttagtaaatattttttttcccctggtaCTTTAAGCTCTTCACTGTTTATTCATTATGTTGATCAATGTTCAACTTCCTGCTGGACCAATTAGTCTTAACCACAGCACTGGTTAGGTGTTTTAGCTAAtaatataaactgtattttcacatttactaCAGCTTAACTATATGAGGTATAATAAGCATTTTATTCATTCACATGGTCAGATTAAAGATTGTCTTTTGTACACTGTATGCTGACTTCattcaaggtgtgtgtgtgtgtgtgtgtgtgtgtgtgtgtgtgtgtgtgtgtgtgtgtgcatgcgtgcatgcgtgcatgtgtgtgtgtgtgtgtgtgtgtgtgtgaggttttaCTCATGTCTGTTTCCTGCTTACTCACAGTAGTGTAGTAGATAAGTGAAAGTCCAAGTTGAGTCTCCATCCAGGATATGTgacttgtgtatgtgtgtgtgtgtgtgtgtgtgtgtgtgtgtgtgtgtgtgtgtgtgtgtttgtgtgtgtgtgtttgggggacTGGATGGTACACCTAATGATGGGTGACATGCATGCAGTGGGAACCTGGCCAGCTTGAGAGCTGCCATTACCTCATTATTCGCCCATCAACCAAATCTTCCTCACCCTGTCTCGGAACTGACTTTCTCATTTCTCCATCCTCACTCCCTCCTTTTCCATGCTGCCTTGCACTCTCACTTTTGTCTCTCCTTTTATTGCAtccatcagatttttttttcttttaccatttcTGCTCAGCATTATAAACTGGGTTTTAAAGTCcttcaatgtttgatttatcATCCTCATCCCTGGAACACTAAGTGAATTGCCTTGTGGTAATAAACCCCATCCGTCTGGTACTCAGTCCATTAATAAAACAAGACTCATCTGATGATAATATCTGACCCCGGATTGTTGTGTGTCCTATGTTCAGATGTGAACGAGTGTGAGAAGGGCAATGGTGGCTGcgcagaggtgtgtgtgaacACCAAAGGCTCCAGGCGCTGTGAGTGTGGGCCAGGCCGTGTGCTGGGCGAGGATGGATGCCGCTGCAGAGGTACAACTATATTTATATGACACACCAGCTGAGATAGTCAAACCAATCAAAGAAGCACACTGTGTTcctcattgatttttcttttctccatgtTGCCTCGTGCAGAGATAGCAGGCTGTCACGTTAACAATGGAGGCTGCAGCCATGGCTGCTCGTCGCTGCTGGACTCCTATCAGTGCCACTGCCCCAGAGGACTGGAGCTGGGGGAGGATACACGCACGTGTCAGGgtgagcgtgtgtctgtgtgcatgtgtgtgtgagagaaaggtAGATACCGTGGTTAGATAATCAATCAGACAGCAGAGCAGTTTGACACTCTAGTTGCATGACCATGCTTTTATTCATCTGAGAATACATTCTAGATAGTGGGGATTTAACCCAAAATCCATTTCTTCAGGCCATCACTGATATTTTTAACACAGTGGTGGATTATTTAGTTTTCAGGGAGGATTATATCAGTGGTGGATAACAGGACTGACACAATACTTTTCTACCGAAATTGTGAAATGAGACAATCCTGGGGGAATGAATGTGATGTCTTCAGTCCATTTagtcatttgattaaaaaaaagaaaagccaattACTTGAGCTGGAGCTGGTGAAAGTTGGTCATTTTTGCTCAAGATATGACTGAAATCATTGATCGATTcaaaaataattgataaatcATTTTAGTACTGATAGTGCCACTGGGTTTCAACAAAGTCAGAAATGTTGTAAATGCACACCTCGTTCCTtgacaaaccaaaaaatcaacaaactcAAATAACAGTGGTTAGCAATTTGCTTATCAGGTTTTAATGACTCAGCCGTCATCAGATTTTTGTGGTATGTTTTCATCTAATCACAGGGGTGTGGGATGATTGCATGCCGCTCTTTGTCATTGTATCCATGCACTGTTTCATGATGagtgccatttttttttctctcctgcagtgCCAGTCCAGTGTGATCCCAGCTCTATTACAGTGTCAGTCCCCAAGGACCTTGTAGGAGGACTGGAGCTCTTCCTGTCTAACTCGTCTTGTCGTGGTGTCTCCAACGGCACACACATCAATCTCAGCTTCAGCCTCAAGACCTGTGGCACTGTGGTGGAGGTCAGAGACGTTAagttaaaaacatttgtgtacTAAGTGTGCTCTGGGTTACGCCTCTAGTTGGGGAAATCGTTCGTTTTTGagtttattatatttcaaaagTGGGCTTTGTGAGGTTGTCAATGAAAAAGCTATTAAAGTGAGGTAAATGTTGACCCTCAGGTGACAGATGACAAGATTGTGGGAACCAACCTGGTGACAGGCCTTCCCCGGAGCAGCCCAGGTAGCAGCAGAGACTTAATAGTCCGCACCAGCAAGTTAGTGCTCCCTGTGACCTGTGAGTTCCCCAGGG
The sequence above is a segment of the Scophthalmus maximus strain ysfricsl-2021 chromosome 10, ASM2237912v1, whole genome shotgun sequence genome. Coding sequences within it:
- the oit3 gene encoding oncoprotein-induced transcript 3 protein; amino-acid sequence: MIILVITSLLQEFFAVARGALDPCSAYISLNEPWRNTDYHVNQSSGVPLCDSHMSGEWYRFTGMAGDAMPTFCVSENHCGTHAPLWLNGSHPHSHEGIVSLPVCASFNDNCCQWNASVDVKACTGGYFVYRLPRPSVCFHVYCGHFYDICDEVDCAAPRCPESDCRCAPGTVLGPDRQTCLDVNECEKGNGGCAEVCVNTKGSRRCECGPGRVLGEDGCRCREIAGCHVNNGGCSHGCSSLLDSYQCHCPRGLELGEDTRTCQVPVQCDPSSITVSVPKDLVGGLELFLSNSSCRGVSNGTHINLSFSLKTCGTVVEVTDDKIVGTNLVTGLPRSSPGSSRDLIVRTSKLVLPVTCEFPREYHVSDGYQASLRSSALKLAGHSEGIFPFSLELFKNAEFSESYRTPPQLRLHDSLFFGVEPKERVEGLSALVESCFATPGPKADQALKYYLIKDGCISDEAVTQYSSKDQLSKHYQVPVFKFIGKDNQQVFLHCQVLVCGAGDSRCAQRCRGRVRRELRASDPQEQHTLTGGPIFILP